The following proteins come from a genomic window of Streptomyces liliiviolaceus:
- a CDS encoding cold-shock protein — MAKGTVKWFNAEKGFGFIEQEGGGPDVFAHYSNINASGFRELQEGQVVNFDVTQGQKGPQAENITPA, encoded by the coding sequence ATGGCCAAGGGAACTGTGAAGTGGTTCAACGCCGAGAAGGGCTTCGGCTTCATCGAGCAGGAGGGTGGCGGCCCCGACGTCTTCGCCCACTACTCGAACATCAACGCCTCCGGCTTCCGTGAGCTGCAGGAGGGCCAGGTCGTGAACTTCGACGTCACGCAGGGCCAGAAGGGCCCGCAGGCGGAGAACATCACCCCCGCCTAG
- the pdxR gene encoding MocR-like pyridoxine biosynthesis transcription factor PdxR, which translates to MTDSQTNLAWATLLDVGPAGVGPAGGGRRRLHDRLARALRTAIRDGRLTEGAAVPPSRALAEELGCSRWVVTEAYGQLVAEGYLRARVGSATRVSWSPDTAPPRSRAPRAPARPPIRYDLAPGLPDLRAFPRRRWADAVRAVTGSAVHYDLGLPDPAGHAELRGTLAQYLRRSRGADAHDGTVSVCASVTDGLVRTCRALRAEGIADLAVEDPGWARLRDAATSAGLRVHPVPVDHDGLRVDDLARTPARAVVVGAAHQFPTGTVLSPARRARLVRWAREVDGFVVEDDYDAEFRYDRRPVAVMQGMDPGRVFLLGSVSKTLSPALGLGWMVAPAAMTPVLRAANLVAAAPPVLDQLALATFIDRGWYDAHLRAARRRFRTRRDLLVRTLGEQVPQGRVAGTAAGLHILLHLPDDTDTRGAVRAAAAVGLRLADLDDYRTNPPAERALVLGYGNIGDTEIPPAVTLLREALRAPTASRGGAGP; encoded by the coding sequence GTGACCGATTCCCAGACCAATCTCGCGTGGGCGACCCTGCTGGACGTCGGACCGGCGGGCGTCGGTCCTGCGGGCGGCGGGCGGCGCCGACTGCACGATCGCCTGGCCCGCGCGCTGCGCACCGCGATCCGGGACGGCCGACTGACGGAGGGCGCCGCCGTGCCCCCGAGCCGCGCCCTGGCTGAGGAACTCGGCTGTTCGCGCTGGGTCGTGACGGAGGCGTACGGGCAGCTCGTCGCGGAGGGATACCTCCGCGCCCGGGTGGGCTCCGCCACGCGCGTCTCCTGGTCGCCCGACACCGCGCCGCCGCGCTCCCGTGCGCCGCGCGCACCGGCACGGCCACCGATCCGGTACGACCTCGCGCCCGGCCTGCCCGACCTGCGGGCCTTTCCCCGCCGCCGCTGGGCGGACGCCGTCCGGGCGGTTACCGGCTCGGCCGTCCACTACGACCTGGGCCTGCCCGACCCCGCCGGACACGCGGAGCTGCGTGGCACCCTCGCGCAGTACCTGCGGCGCTCGCGCGGCGCGGACGCACACGACGGGACCGTGTCGGTGTGCGCGAGCGTCACCGACGGTCTGGTACGCACCTGCCGGGCCCTGCGCGCCGAGGGGATCGCCGACCTGGCCGTGGAGGACCCGGGCTGGGCACGGCTGCGGGACGCCGCCACGAGCGCCGGTCTGCGCGTGCACCCGGTGCCCGTGGACCACGACGGCCTCCGCGTCGACGACCTCGCGCGGACGCCCGCCCGGGCGGTCGTCGTCGGCGCGGCGCACCAGTTCCCCACGGGGACGGTGCTGTCCCCGGCGCGCCGGGCACGGCTGGTGCGCTGGGCCCGCGAGGTGGACGGGTTCGTCGTGGAGGACGACTACGACGCCGAGTTCCGCTACGACCGCCGTCCGGTCGCCGTCATGCAGGGAATGGATCCTGGCCGGGTCTTCCTCCTCGGCTCGGTCAGCAAGACGCTGTCGCCGGCCCTCGGCCTGGGCTGGATGGTCGCGCCCGCCGCGATGACCCCGGTGCTCCGGGCGGCGAACCTCGTCGCCGCCGCGCCACCCGTCCTCGACCAGCTTGCGCTCGCCACCTTCATCGACCGCGGATGGTACGACGCCCATCTGCGCGCGGCGCGGCGGCGGTTCCGGACCCGCCGCGACCTGCTGGTGCGGACACTCGGCGAGCAGGTGCCGCAGGGGCGGGTCGCCGGCACCGCCGCCGGGCTGCACATCCTGCTGCACCTGCCGGACGACACCGACACGCGCGGGGCGGTCCGGGCGGCCGCCGCCGTGGGACTGCGGCTGGCGGACCTCGACGACTACCGCACGAACCCGCCCGCGGAACGGGCGCTCGTCCTCGGGTACGGCAACATCGGCGACACGGAGATCCCGCCGGCCGTCACGCTCCTGCGCGAGGCGCTGCGCGCGCCTACGGCATCGCGTGGGGGCGCAGGACCATGA
- a CDS encoding aldo/keto reductase, with the protein MMENLVLGAMLFGTTTDERRSFALLDRFVDAGGVWIDTANCYSFWADPSGFGGQSESLLGRWLASRPGVRDRVRISTKVGCEPTLAGRFPETAEGLSGGAVKSGIEGSLRRLGTDHVELYWAHKPDPATPLEETVAAFDELASAGAVGQLGCSNYPVWQVERARQLARANGGTGFTAVQQHYTYLQPRPATQPSVVHRFGAVTDEVLHYLEQHPDMALWAYTPLLAGGYTRTDKPLPAEYGHPGTAARLTVLDEIAAETGTNRNRVVLAWLTGGSPAVTPIVGVSTVGQLDEAFAGVSLDLTADQRERLDSAM; encoded by the coding sequence ATGATGGAGAACCTGGTCCTCGGGGCCATGCTGTTCGGCACCACCACGGACGAGCGACGGTCGTTCGCGCTCCTCGACCGTTTCGTGGACGCCGGTGGTGTCTGGATCGACACCGCCAACTGCTACTCGTTCTGGGCGGATCCGAGTGGATTCGGCGGCCAGAGCGAGTCGCTGCTCGGCCGCTGGCTGGCGAGCCGCCCGGGCGTCCGTGACCGCGTCCGGATCAGCACCAAGGTGGGCTGCGAGCCGACCCTGGCCGGACGGTTCCCGGAGACGGCCGAAGGCCTCTCCGGCGGGGCCGTGAAGAGCGGGATCGAGGGCAGTCTCCGCAGGCTGGGTACCGATCACGTCGAGCTGTACTGGGCCCACAAGCCCGACCCGGCCACACCGCTGGAAGAGACGGTGGCCGCCTTCGACGAGCTCGCGTCCGCGGGCGCGGTCGGCCAGCTCGGCTGCTCCAACTACCCTGTCTGGCAGGTCGAACGGGCCCGGCAGCTCGCGCGGGCGAACGGCGGTACCGGCTTCACCGCGGTGCAGCAGCACTACACGTATCTGCAACCGCGCCCCGCGACCCAGCCCTCCGTGGTGCACCGGTTCGGCGCGGTCACCGACGAGGTGCTCCACTACCTGGAGCAGCACCCGGACATGGCCCTGTGGGCGTACACGCCGCTGCTGGCAGGCGGTTACACCCGCACGGACAAGCCCCTGCCCGCGGAGTACGGCCATCCGGGCACCGCCGCACGCCTCACGGTGCTGGACGAGATAGCCGCCGAGACCGGCACGAACCGCAACCGGGTGGTGCTGGCATGGCTGACCGGGGGCAGCCCGGCTGTCACGCCGATCGTCGGGGTCAGCACGGTCGGGCAACTGGACGAGGCGTTCGCGGGGGTGTCACTGGACCTGACCGCCGATCAGCGCGAACGGCTGGACTCCGCGATGTGA
- a CDS encoding aldo/keto reductase — translation MKHIELRDLDVSRIGLGAMGMSHGYTGAGVDDAESVRTIHRAVELGVTFIDTAEVYGPYVNEELVGRALKGRRDQVVLATKFGLISHTGRSGPTDSSPENVRAAAEGSLKRLGTDHIDLYYQHRVDAGTPIEDTVGCLAELVAEGKIRHIGLSEAGPDTIRRAHAVHPVTAVQSEYSLFTRDPEARVLPVLRELNIGFVPFSPLGRGFLTGAIRSTDQFDSTDFRADNPRFTEGNFQHNLRLADQVADVAVQIGVTPAQVALAWLLAQGDDIAPIPGTRRVARVEENTAADAVRLTDEQLARLSSLPPAAGDTHTEAQMRVMER, via the coding sequence ATGAAGCACATCGAACTGCGTGACCTGGACGTTTCCCGTATCGGTCTGGGTGCGATGGGCATGTCCCACGGCTACACGGGCGCCGGGGTCGACGACGCGGAGTCCGTCCGTACCATCCACCGCGCAGTGGAACTGGGCGTCACCTTCATCGACACCGCCGAGGTCTACGGGCCGTACGTCAACGAGGAACTGGTCGGCCGCGCCCTGAAGGGCCGCCGGGACCAGGTCGTACTGGCGACCAAGTTCGGTCTGATCTCCCACACCGGCCGCTCAGGGCCCACGGACAGCAGCCCGGAGAACGTCCGCGCCGCCGCCGAAGGCTCACTCAAGCGCCTGGGCACCGATCACATCGACCTGTACTACCAGCATCGCGTCGACGCCGGCACCCCGATCGAGGACACCGTCGGCTGCCTGGCCGAACTCGTCGCCGAGGGCAAGATCAGGCACATCGGCCTGTCCGAGGCGGGGCCCGACACCATTCGCCGCGCCCACGCGGTGCATCCGGTCACCGCGGTCCAGTCCGAGTACTCACTGTTCACGCGCGACCCCGAGGCCCGTGTGCTGCCCGTGCTGCGCGAGCTGAACATCGGCTTCGTCCCCTTCTCCCCTCTCGGGCGCGGCTTCCTGACCGGTGCGATCCGCTCCACCGACCAGTTCGACTCGACCGACTTCCGTGCGGACAACCCCCGGTTCACCGAAGGGAACTTCCAGCACAATCTGCGTCTGGCCGACCAGGTCGCCGATGTCGCCGTGCAGATCGGGGTCACCCCGGCCCAGGTCGCCCTCGCGTGGCTGCTGGCGCAGGGCGACGACATCGCGCCCATCCCCGGCACCCGGCGTGTGGCCCGCGTGGAGGAGAACACCGCCGCCGACGCCGTGCGCCTCACGGACGAGCAACTCGCCCGGCTCAGCAGCCTTCCGCCCGCCGCGGGTGACACCCACACCGAGGCCCAGATGCGGGTCATGGAGCGCTGA